The Dioscorea cayenensis subsp. rotundata cultivar TDr96_F1 chromosome 21, TDr96_F1_v2_PseudoChromosome.rev07_lg8_w22 25.fasta, whole genome shotgun sequence genome includes a region encoding these proteins:
- the LOC120252520 gene encoding uncharacterized protein LOC120252520, with product MKISEMNPKGKQFVNEVLIVDESMEIAKSKVNLVNEFLGVNNSFSKPWNSLFTDNRIKEKGSELQFITPSVSNGHRVVRFHSDEVIQEESRWRNSLVGCVYGLQPRLERFNAFVHARWKKYDVQTVSRINSDLFLIQFADEETCEEVLQSGPYTFDNHPVVLKKWQPRMCMDVAVTALPIWIQFPGLPLEFWSINMLSKIGSVCGKPLYCDKCTISKMKLGFVRILVEMDFSRDFPEMVELVDEQGMVFQQKVIYEWKPSICSNCRKFGHLKQKCSDGQQRRAIWRVKSILVQAVEGSDIKDAQRMEAQITNNGQDTNPKSSNSNLAHGPMEGIWKEIIKGKTMGYNSHT from the coding sequence ATGAAGATTTCAGAGATGAACCCTAAAGGCAAACAGTTTGTGAATGAGGTTTTAATTGTGGATGAGAGTATGGAGATTGCTAAATCCAAGGTAAATCTTGTCAATGAATTTCTGGGTGTGAATAATAGTTTTTCAAAACCATGGAATTCTTTGTTTACTGATAATCGGATCAAGGAGAAGGGGAGTGAATTACAGTTCATCACACCATCTGTTTCTAATGGCCATAGGGTTGTTAGATTTCATTCTGATGAGGTGATTCAGGAGGAAAGTCGATGGAGGAATTCTTTGGTGGGATGTGTATATGGCTTACAACCAAGGTTAGAGAGATTTAATGCCTTTGTTCATGCCCGATGGAAAAAGTATGATGTTCAGACAGTATCAAGAATAAATTCTGATTTGTTCTTAATCCAATTTGCTGATGAGGAGACATGTGAAGAAGTGCTGCAGAGTGGTCCATATACTTTTGATAATCATCCTGTGGTGTTGAAGAAATGGCAACCAAGAATGTGTATGGATGTTGCTGTGACTGCCTTACCTATATGGATACAATTCCCAGGATTGCCTTTGGAGTTTTGGTCTATAAATATGTTGAGTAAGATTGGAAGTGTTTGTGGGAAGCCTCTATATTGTGATAAATGTACAATATCCAAGATGAAGCTGGGATTTGTTAGAATCCTTGTGGAAATGGATTTTTCAAGAGATTTTCCGGAAATGGTCGAGTTAGTTGATGAACAAGGCATGGTTTTTCAACAGAAAGTCATATATGAATGGAAGCCTTCTATATGTTCAAATTGTAGGAAATTTGggcatttaaaacaaaaatgtagTGATGGTCAACAAAGAAGAGCAATATGGAGAGTAAAGAGTATTCTTGTGCAGGCAGTGGAAGGTAGTGATATTAAAGATGCACAAAGGATGGAAGcacaaattacaaataatgGACAAGATACAAATCCTAAAAGCAGTAATAGCAATCTTGCTCATGGTCCAATGGAAGGAATTTGGAAGGAGATTATTAAAGGAAAAACTATGGGATACAATAGCCATACCTAG